CCTCCGCAATCGACCACATAAATTAAACAAATGAAACAGAAGGCATTAATACCTTGTTCTCCCCAAATGCAATTAATTCAATccctttacaaaaaaaaaaattaactcctCTGGAGAGTTGaatgaaaatatgaatttaataCAGCCCTGTGATTGAATCTAGCTACttaaaaaagatatatatatggTTAGAATCGTCAACATATTGGTGACGAATTAATCAAGCCGATGAATCATTGTCATTCTTGAGTGTCTCGTATTCTTCAAAGGCATCACCACCGTTGACATTTCCTGTGAGCTCCTTAGCCCTGTGGGCCTGCCATTCCCAATCGGTGCCAGTCAATACGAACAACATGGTCACGACGCATGAGCCTTGGGCGGCTAAGAGACCAAGCCAAAGTCCCTTAAAATCAAAGCCGGCGTAGAAACTTAACCAAATTGCAACAGGCATACCCACAAGGTAGAAACATCCCAAGTTAATATTTGCGCCCATTTTAGGCCTGGCAGTTCCCCTCAGAACGCCACAGCCTGTTGTTTGCGGGCAATTTCCAAGCTCACAAAGCCCGATTATAGGCAAAACCATTGACGTCAATGCAATAATCTCTGCATCTTCTGTGAACATGATGGCCCAAACCTTTCTAACCATTACTGCAAAAAACAATGCGGAAAATCCCAACGCGAAGCTTGAACACAGACCAATTATAGCAGCAAGCTTTGCTTTTTGGGGATGATTTGCACCCAATTCATTACCCACTCTCGTCGACACGCTAAAACTTAAAGAAGATGGGAAAATGTATATCAAAGCCGTAGTCTGAATCAATATTCCCATTGAAGCAACGGTTGCTCTTGGATTCAACAACAGCCCACATAGCATAATCATGATCTCGTACCACCACCATTCAAGGCAAACCGAGATGCAACTTGGTATTGCCAAATTCAATAATGATTTCCACCCTCTTAAGCACTCCAATGTAATCCCACCCCATGTTTTCTTGTGCACGCCAGAGACCATAACGTAGATGATCAGTGAAGTTACGAGATTGAAGTTGGTCC
This is a stretch of genomic DNA from Manihot esculenta cultivar AM560-2 chromosome 2, M.esculenta_v8, whole genome shotgun sequence. It encodes these proteins:
- the LOC110608772 gene encoding protein DETOXIFICATION 49, which encodes MCQLSSPPHSCKTNLDPSTKDEVQKPDTLTPLVLKNSTFHSLKQNPEKTHLSLAINEAKCIANIALPMILTGLLLYSRSMISMLFLGRLGDLALAGGSLAIGFANITGYSILSGLAMGMEPICGQAFGAKRYKLLGLTMKRTILLLILISFPIAFSWFNMKKILLFCGQEEDIAAEAQTYILYSLPDLILQSFLHPLRIYLRTQSITLPLTYCAAISILLHIPINYFLVSVLNLGTKGVALSGVWTNFNLVTSLIIYVMVSGVHKKTWGGITLECLRGWKSLLNLAIPSCISVCLEWWWYEIMIMLCGLLLNPRATVASMGILIQTTALIYIFPSSLSFSVSTRVGNELGANHPQKAKLAAIIGLCSSFALGFSALFFAVMVRKVWAIMFTEDAEIIALTSMVLPIIGLCELGNCPQTTGCGVLRGTARPKMGANINLGCFYLVGMPVAIWLSFYAGFDFKGLWLGLLAAQGSCVVTMLFVLTGTDWEWQAHRAKELTGNVNGGDAFEEYETLKNDNDSSA